A DNA window from Eikenella exigua contains the following coding sequences:
- a CDS encoding thymidylate synthase: MQPYLHLMQHILSHGTNKSDRTGTGTRSIFGHQMRFDLAQGFPLLTTKKLHLRSIIHELLWFLKGDTNIRYLKENNVSIWDEWADENGDLGPVYGYQWRSWPAPDGRHIDQIANVVEQIKRNPDSRRLIVSAWNPALVDEMALPPCHTMFQFYVAEGRLSCQLYQRSADVFLGVPFNIASYSLLTMMMAQVCRLQPGEFIHTFGDAHLYSNHFEQARLQLTREPRALPQMQLNPEVRNLFDFRFEDFELQNYDPHPHIKAQVAV, from the coding sequence ATGCAACCCTATCTCCACCTCATGCAGCACATCCTCAGCCACGGCACCAACAAATCCGACCGCACCGGCACCGGTACCCGTTCCATATTCGGCCACCAAATGCGCTTCGACCTCGCCCAAGGCTTTCCCCTGCTCACCACCAAAAAGCTCCACCTGCGCTCCATCATCCACGAGCTCCTTTGGTTTCTCAAAGGAGACACCAACATCCGCTACCTGAAAGAAAACAACGTCTCCATCTGGGACGAATGGGCCGACGAAAACGGCGACCTCGGCCCCGTATACGGCTACCAATGGCGCTCCTGGCCCGCCCCCGATGGCCGCCACATCGACCAAATCGCCAATGTTGTCGAGCAAATCAAACGCAACCCCGACAGCCGCCGCCTCATCGTATCCGCCTGGAACCCCGCCCTCGTCGACGAAATGGCGCTGCCCCCCTGCCACACCATGTTCCAATTTTACGTGGCCGAAGGCCGCCTATCCTGTCAGCTCTACCAACGCAGCGCCGACGTCTTCCTCGGCGTACCCTTCAACATCGCCAGCTATTCCCTGCTCACCATGATGATGGCACAAGTGTGCAGACTACAGCCCGGCGAATTCATCCACACCTTCGGCGACGCCCACCTCTACAGCAATCACTTCGAACAAGCCCGCCTCCAGCTCACCCGCGAGCCGCGAGCCCTGCCGCAAATGCAGCTCAACCCCGAAGTGCGAAACCTGTTCGACTTCCGCTTTGAAGACTTCGAGCTGCAAAACTACGACCCGCACCCGCATATCAAAGCGCAAGTGGCGGTGTAG